From the genome of Corallococcus macrosporus DSM 14697:
TCCTCGCTCTCCAGCTCCAGCCGGCCACCATGGTTGCGCACGACGTGGGCCACCATCGTCAGGCCCAGCCCCGTGCCCTGTCCCCGCTTCTTGGTGGTGAAGAAGGGGTCGAAGACTTGATTGAGATGCTCCCGGGGAATGCCACAGCCGTCGTCGCGGACGGTGAGCGCCACCAGGCCCCACGGCTCCGACTCCGGGAGCGCCGCGCTCAACGTCACCTGCCCGCCCTCGCCACACGCATGGCAGGCGTTGATCGCCAGGTTCACCAGGACCTGCTCGAGCTGGTCCGGGTCCGCCGCCAGCGGCGGCAGCGACTCCGGCACCGTCACCTCGAAGCGGACCCCTCGCCGCGCCACCTCCATGCGCAGCAGCTCCTGGACATCGCGGAAGATGACGTTCAACGGCACCGGCCGCACCGCCGTGGGCTGGAGGCGCGAGAAGTCCAGGAGCTGCCGCAGCGTGCGGCTCACCCGGTCGATCTGCTCGATGATGACGGCGACGCCGGGGCCCTGGGGGTGCTCCTTCCCCAGCTTGCCCAGCACGTACTCCGCGCGCCCGCGCACCACGCCCAGGGGGGTGCCAATCTCATGCGCGATGCCAGCGGCGAGCACGCCCACCGTGGCCAGCTTCTCCGCGCGGAGCAACTGTGTCTCCAGCGCGCGCACGTTGCTCAAGTCCTCCACCACCAGCAGCGTGTGCACCTCCGGGTGCCGCGCCTCCAGCGGCACCGCGTGGAGGTTGAACCGGCCCTCGTCGCCGAAGAGCACCAGCGTTTCACCCAGGATGCTGTGGGCGCGTGACTCGCTGGCGGCGGCCGACACCAGGGCGCGAATCCGCGACACCACCGGGCCGGGCGCCTGGGGAAACGCCGACTCCAGCGGCGCGCCAATGGCATCCGGGGGCATGCGCGCGCGGAGCACCTGGTTCACCGCGCTGATGCGCCCGTCCACCGTGAGCGCGACGACTCCGGAGGGGATGTGGTCGAGGATCTTCTGCGTCTTGTCGTGCAGGTGCGCGAGCTGATCCGCGTGCTGGCGGCTCTCCCGCAGCGCCCCCGCGCGGCGCTGCGCCAGCACCACGTACACCGCGAAGGTCACCAGGAAGAGCGCCACCAGCAGCGCCGCGGCCAGCAGCCGCCAGATGAGCGCCTGCTGGTGCGCGCGAAGCGTCGCCGTGGAGACCAGCGTGGCCGCGGACCAGTGACTGCCGCCCCGCACGCGGATGGGCGTGAAGACGGCGATGGCCTCCGAGCGCCCCAGACCCAACCGCTCCGCCTCGTCCGCGCGCAGGGGCAAGGAGCCACGCTCGCCCTCGCGCATGCGCGCCGTCAGCGCCTGGAAGCCCGGCACCAGCGAGCCCTCCACCTCCAGCCGCCGGAACCAGTCCGCCAGCGCGGGGTCCGTGGCGGACGTCGGCAGGCCATGCGCGCCCAGCAGCAGCAGCCGCGCGTCCGGGTCCGACGTGACGATGCGCAGCGGCGTGAAGAAGGACGCCGTGTCCACCAGCACCGCCACCGCGCCCGCGGGCCGGCCGCCGGCGTCCACCGGCAGCGCGGTGGCCATCACGCGCAGCGAATCCGAGCGCTCGTCCGCCACCGGCGGGGACATGGTGACGTCCCCCGGCGGACGCAGCAGCGCGCGCCGGCCCGCGTCCGCCATCTGCGCCAGCACCGGGGCCCGCGCCACCTGCTTGCCCATGCGCCGGTCCAGCATGCGCAGCCACTCCTTGCCATGGGCGTCGTAGGCGATGATGACCTTGTACTGGCCCACCGCCTCCAGCAGCGCGCGCATCTCACGCCGGTGCTCCGCCAGGGTGCCGGGCTGGGACATCAGCTCGCCGGCGAAGCGCAGGTCCTCCGCCACGTCCTCCAGCGTCTCCGCCACCCCGCGCGTGGCCTCGTCGAGCTGGGCCTGGCGCTCCACCGCGAACTGCCGCGTCTGGGCCTCCCGGTTGCGCTCCAACAGGGTGAAGACCCCCACCCCCACCGTGGTGAGGGCGACACAGAGCAGCAGGATGGGGACGAGCGCGTACCGCATGGCCAGCGGAGTCTAACCCCCACGCACGCCCCAACCCCTTGAAATAGCAGGGAAAGCAGGAGGCTTGCCGGGCCAGGAGCCCACTTTGGCGATTGACACTCCGCGTCGAGCACTGCTACCTACCGGTCGGTAGGTCCCGAAGGAGGAGCAGACATGACGAACACCGGAGGACGGAAGCCGGACGAGGGCGAGCGCTACCGAGCCATCCTGGAGACGGCTGCGCGGCTCATCTG
Proteins encoded in this window:
- a CDS encoding two-component system sensor histidine kinase NtrB codes for the protein MRYALVPILLLCVALTTVGVGVFTLLERNREAQTRQFAVERQAQLDEATRGVAETLEDVAEDLRFAGELMSQPGTLAEHRREMRALLEAVGQYKVIIAYDAHGKEWLRMLDRRMGKQVARAPVLAQMADAGRRALLRPPGDVTMSPPVADERSDSLRVMATALPVDAGGRPAGAVAVLVDTASFFTPLRIVTSDPDARLLLLGAHGLPTSATDPALADWFRRLEVEGSLVPGFQALTARMREGERGSLPLRADEAERLGLGRSEAIAVFTPIRVRGGSHWSAATLVSTATLRAHQQALIWRLLAAALLVALFLVTFAVYVVLAQRRAGALRESRQHADQLAHLHDKTQKILDHIPSGVVALTVDGRISAVNQVLRARMPPDAIGAPLESAFPQAPGPVVSRIRALVSAAASESRAHSILGETLVLFGDEGRFNLHAVPLEARHPEVHTLLVVEDLSNVRALETQLLRAEKLATVGVLAAGIAHEIGTPLGVVRGRAEYVLGKLGKEHPQGPGVAVIIEQIDRVSRTLRQLLDFSRLQPTAVRPVPLNVIFRDVQELLRMEVARRGVRFEVTVPESLPPLAADPDQLEQVLVNLAINACHACGEGGQVTLSAALPESEPWGLVALTVRDDGCGIPREHLNQVFDPFFTTKKRGQGTGLGLTMVAHVVRNHGGRLELESEEGRGTCVTVSWPVAKPSAEERNVG